In Citrus sinensis cultivar Valencia sweet orange chromosome 3, DVS_A1.0, whole genome shotgun sequence, the sequence AAGACTACATTGGATCCTTTGGATTCTCGCAGCTTTTGCATGTTTTATTGGTGTCATTGGCATGGATTTTTGATTCTCAAAACACTTTGGCCACCATTTTTTCTGATGCTCAGCCATCTGCATGGAGATGTAAAACAAGCAGCAGCAgtaatgttaatattattcttaatggatcatcatcatcatcgtcatccttttcttcttcattttgcTTGGAAAATAATGGAGGAAAAGGAAGTGTTGATGGGTCTGTCTGTGGGTTAGCAGCAGGGACATGGGAATGGGTTGGTGGGAGTACAAGCTCAACTATAGCCGAGTGGAATCTCATCTGTGACAGAAAGTTTCTTCCTGCTATTCCTGCTTCTCTTTTCTTCCTTGGTTCTCTCTTGGGTAATTCTTGCTTGCTTTTGCAcagtttttattcattttcttttggcttacgTGTAAAGTAAAATCAAAACTGAGAAACAAATGAAAGTGACGTGCTGTAATTAAAACTAAAGGCGTCCTTTGCTCTTCTttcattctctttttatcatgTATTTATGACATTTTCGTGATTGATCAAAGtaatatactaaaaataaatgagtaaaATCGAATGAATGCAAAAGGAGAATATATAAtaacttcattaaaaaaaattagtttttttttctctccaaataatatatttgagaTGGTCTAAATTAGTCAAGTGCTTCCTCTTATAAAAAACTAACACTCTTTTAAGTAAGAATcataagaatttattttttaagaatatatagttgtcaatatatatatatatatatacatgtatgttattaatataattttaatctccacaaactagaaaaataatttctacaTAGGAGAAGGTAAGTACAATACTCAGACTATAAAATCAtcacatgtatatataatattaaatgtgcacatttcataattttattgttggtTCAATGTTCAACAGAGGCATAAAAGAATTTCACTGCCAATGAGTAAAATTTCCGTACATCAAAAGTATACAATGAAAGAATAGAATCATTACTTATATACATaactttttctattatttaatatttatttaattaaaatttattaattcttttttattaataatatatgagaTAAGGTATGTTGCGATAATCGGTACTCAATTCTTTATAATCTTCTGTAGTACatacatttataataatacatgattaaaatttaattttatattcttatttaataaccATCAACTATACATTTCAAAAGTTAACTCAACGTTCGagccaaaatgattttttaattctgaCTTAGCACATATTCAACTCAGTAGAAAGTCAAATTAGCACTAAATCCTAATTCACTGATAATgacttttattcatttttattaacttgCTCAGGCTCTGCCTTTTTCGGACGCGTAGCTGACAAATGGCTGGGAAGAAAGAAAGCAGTTATGCTCTCATGCATTTTCACCTCAGCAACATCTTTTCTCACATCCCTCTCACCAAATATTTGGATATATGCTCTCCTTCGCTTTGCCAATGGCTTTGCCCGCTCTGGCATCGGGATTTGCTGTCTGGTTCTCGCGACAGAAGCCGTCGGCCGTAAATGGCGCGGCCAAGTTGGCCAGTAcggcttcttcttcttctcagctggctttctctctctccctttAATAGCTTATCCCACAAGAACTTCTTGGAGAACCTTATACAAAATCTTGTCACTTTTTCCTTTCTGCTATGCCACTTTGTTACTACCCTTTGTCTCTGAATCTCCGCGGTGGCTTCTAGTCATGGGGAGAAGTGGAGAAGCACTTGatgtgttaaaaaaatttgcaagACTCAATGGGAAAAAACTGCCCACGAACTTAACCCTAGCAAATCCGTCAGCAGCCAAAACGGGAAGCAATAACAGTgacaataaaaatgaaagcCTGTGGGGTACAAAATGGGCAGCTAAAAGACTAATTATGGTCATGGCTGCTGGTTTTGGAGTAGGGTTTGTTTATTATGGAATCCAACTCAACGTTGAAAACTTAAACTTCAATCTCTACTTCTCAGTTGCACTCAATGCGTTGATGGAGATTCCAGCAGTTGTTATTGGAACTGTTTTATTGAGCTTCACAAACAGGCGTTTGCTTTTCTCTCGATCAGCTTACGTAGCTGGATCTGCAAGCATCCTGTGTACATTATtttccaataataataataaagaaaaaggcGGGGGAAGTTGGCCACAGTTGATAATTGAAGGAGTGGGATTCATGGCAGCTTCAACAGCATTTGATGTGATGTACATTTACTGCGTTGAGCTTTTCCCGACGAATGTGAGAAACATTGCGGTGTCGTTTCTGCGGCAGGCTTTGATGTTGGGGGCTTCAGTTTCGCCATTGCTTGTGGTTGTTGGTCGGATGAGTCCATCACTATCGTTTCTAGTATTTGGGGCATTGTCCATTTTCAGTGGGGTTCTGAGTTTGTGGCTGCCAGAGACTAAAAATGCTCCTCTTTATGAAACCCTGAAGCAgcaggaagaagaagaagagaaacaaaagtGTTTAGAAGCTGCAGCTAGTGATTCTGTGTTCGAACTTGGAATGGAAACAAATTAAGCGATGAAGTCCCTCAATTTGTTtgtcaattttaatttctgcTCATTGTAAAAAGTGGTTAACGTCTACTCTTTTGGAGAATGGAATTAATGTTTAGATAAATCATGAAGTTCTTATTTAGCTGAAATAATCCTACAAAGAAGCCGCTAAGTTGGGCTTTTAGATCCAATATAACTTGACAAGACATAGTTTCATTACCAAACCgggataagattttttttattatcttcgTCAAAATAAATTCAGGTGGGTGATGGcgtgattaataaataaacaaaaataagattgGTTATTGGGAATACGAGtcatccataatttttttaaaaataattggcaCAAATATCTTTAAATAAGAGATGAAATCAAGAGAGGAGATTTAGTTTCACGGTTTGATTAATAGTTATGGGGAtaagaatatataaataattgaatcttAATGATAAGTTGTTATAAATGTatgattattataaaaagaaagcaCAAAAAATAACAACGCTAGATCAAACCATTTCTCTGTTGAGACATCAAGTATCAAGCATCATGCCTCTGCGTTTCACTTCCATTGAGGCCAACTAATCAACTGAAGAAGAGGTACTAATTACCTTAACAAACTGCTATTGGAGGATGAAAAATAGCCTCAAGCTACAAACTGATATttgaaaatggaaaacaagtgacattttcaattgaaaaatgataaagaaaccAAAGGCTGACATACAATgctaacaaaaataacattatcCGGCCGGGTATCatgttaattgattatttttcaatcaacaaaataaaccaGGCTGGGCATACCATTGTGCTTCTCAGCTTTCtgtcaaatttttctttcaaatatcGTTTCTCTTCAATGTGAACGCAAGGGATGTTGGCAATCTCATTTCTCCACAATTTGTTCATTTCAGTAGGAGGCTGCTGTTTCATGCTATTTCTCTGAggtttgttttttattcttgCTGCTGTCCTTCACTGTTTAGTTCCGTAATCTGTTAAATGGGTTCTTGTTCTTACTGATTTTAGGGCTATGGTTGCAAAGATAACGCATTGCTTTTCCTTCCTgatggtttatttatttatttattaagatAATGTGAATATTTCAGCGTCTGACATATAATGTGAAAACTACTTCCCCTCTGTCAACTTGTGTAAagtacttaaaattttgaattttgcttttATTGATTATCAAACATGATTAAGACCAAGGGTAATGCTACTTTGccgaaattttgaaaaatacccAAATTCTCTCTGTTTTACTGTAGTAAGACGGAGGGT encodes:
- the LOC102629423 gene encoding organic cation/carnitine transporter 1; translation: MEEEQELIGLQEGNTISAAEKGGAEVAASKLELTVDEVVEDYIGSFGFSQLLHVLLVSLAWIFDSQNTLATIFSDAQPSAWRCKTSSSSNVNIILNGSSSSSSSFSSSFCLENNGGKGSVDGSVCGLAAGTWEWVGGSTSSTIAEWNLICDRKFLPAIPASLFFLGSLLGSAFFGRVADKWLGRKKAVMLSCIFTSATSFLTSLSPNIWIYALLRFANGFARSGIGICCLVLATEAVGRKWRGQVGQYGFFFFSAGFLSLPLIAYPTRTSWRTLYKILSLFPFCYATLLLPFVSESPRWLLVMGRSGEALDVLKKFARLNGKKLPTNLTLANPSAAKTGSNNSDNKNESLWGTKWAAKRLIMVMAAGFGVGFVYYGIQLNVENLNFNLYFSVALNALMEIPAVVIGTVLLSFTNRRLLFSRSAYVAGSASILCTLFSNNNNKEKGGGSWPQLIIEGVGFMAASTAFDVMYIYCVELFPTNVRNIAVSFLRQALMLGASVSPLLVVVGRMSPSLSFLVFGALSIFSGVLSLWLPETKNAPLYETLKQQEEEEEKQKCLEAAASDSVFELGMETN